In the genome of Deinococcus yavapaiensis KR-236, one region contains:
- the ilvD gene encoding dihydroxy-acid dehydratase — MTDTKTRQLNWNSRVVTQGDERAPNRAMLRAVGFTDEDFGKPIIGVAHAQSNITPCNNGLGALGDHIFDAIKTGGGMPQIFGTITVSDGISMGTEGMKCSLVSREVIADSIETVCRGQSHDGVVVVGGCDKNMPGAMIGMARLNIPAIFVYGGTIKPGHHDGQDLTIVSVFEAVGAFGAGKIDRAEFQAIEKKACPGNGSCGGMYTANTMSSAFEAMGMSLPYSSTMAAEDLEKAESAAESGRALLKLIELDLRPRDILTKQAFENAITVIMAVGGSTNAVLHLMAIAHAIGVDLALDDFERIRERTPVFCDLKPSGKYVATDLHQVGGIPRVMKMLLEAGLLHGECMTVTGKTIAENLADVPSEPDAGQDVILPFETPIYQQGHLAVLRGNLAPEGGVAKISGLKSIKITGPARVYDSEEACMAAIMGDEIRPGDVIIIRYEGPKGGPGMREMLSPTSAIIGKGLGDSVGLITDGRFSGGTYGLVVGHVSPEAQVGGPIALVHEGDLITLNAETCELTMHVPDEEIERRRAAWSPPSPRYTRGVLAKYAKLVGSAARGAVTD; from the coding sequence ATGACCGACACGAAAACCCGTCAACTCAACTGGAACTCGAGGGTCGTCACCCAAGGCGACGAGCGCGCGCCCAACCGGGCGATGCTGCGCGCGGTGGGCTTCACCGACGAGGACTTCGGCAAGCCCATCATCGGGGTGGCGCACGCGCAAAGCAACATCACGCCGTGCAACAACGGCCTCGGGGCGCTCGGCGACCACATCTTCGACGCGATCAAGACGGGCGGGGGAATGCCGCAGATCTTCGGAACGATCACCGTGTCCGACGGCATCTCGATGGGCACCGAGGGCATGAAGTGCTCGCTCGTCAGCCGCGAGGTGATCGCCGACTCGATCGAGACGGTGTGCCGCGGCCAGTCGCACGACGGCGTGGTCGTCGTGGGCGGTTGCGACAAGAACATGCCCGGCGCGATGATCGGCATGGCGCGCCTCAACATCCCGGCGATCTTCGTGTACGGCGGAACGATCAAGCCGGGCCATCACGACGGGCAGGACCTCACGATCGTCTCCGTCTTCGAGGCGGTCGGGGCGTTCGGGGCGGGCAAGATCGACCGCGCGGAATTCCAGGCGATCGAGAAGAAGGCGTGTCCCGGCAACGGATCGTGCGGCGGAATGTACACGGCGAACACCATGTCGAGCGCCTTCGAGGCGATGGGCATGAGCTTGCCGTACTCGTCCACGATGGCCGCCGAGGACCTCGAGAAGGCGGAGAGCGCCGCCGAGTCGGGCCGGGCGCTCTTGAAGTTGATCGAACTGGATCTGCGTCCGCGCGATATTCTCACGAAGCAGGCGTTCGAGAACGCCATCACGGTCATCATGGCGGTTGGCGGCAGCACGAACGCGGTGTTGCACCTCATGGCGATCGCGCACGCGATCGGCGTGGACCTCGCCCTCGACGACTTCGAGCGTATTCGCGAGCGCACGCCCGTCTTCTGCGACCTCAAGCCGAGCGGGAAGTACGTCGCGACGGACCTTCACCAGGTAGGCGGCATTCCGCGCGTCATGAAGATGCTGCTCGAAGCAGGCCTGTTGCACGGCGAGTGCATGACGGTCACGGGCAAGACCATCGCCGAGAACCTCGCCGACGTGCCGAGCGAGCCCGACGCGGGTCAAGACGTCATCTTGCCGTTCGAGACGCCGATCTATCAGCAAGGGCACCTCGCCGTGCTGCGCGGCAACCTCGCGCCCGAAGGTGGCGTGGCCAAGATCAGCGGCCTCAAGAGCATCAAGATCACGGGTCCCGCGCGCGTGTACGACTCGGAAGAGGCGTGCATGGCGGCCATCATGGGCGACGAGATCCGTCCTGGCGACGTCATCATCATTCGCTACGAGGGGCCCAAAGGCGGGCCGGGCATGCGCGAGATGCTCTCGCCCACCTCGGCGATCATCGGCAAGGGCCTCGGGGACTCGGTGGGACTCATCACCGACGGACGGTTCAGCGGCGGAACGTACGGCCTCGTGGTGGGACACGTGTCGCCCGAAGCGCAAGTCGGCGGGCCGATCGCGCTCGTCCACGAAGGCGACCTCATCACCTTGAACGCCGAGACGTGCGAGCTCACCATGCACGTGCCCGACGAGGAGATCGAGCGGCGCCGCGCCGCATGGTCGCCGCCGTCCCCTCGGTACACGCGCGGCGTGCTCGCGAAGTACGCCAAGCTCGTCGGGAGCGCCGCGCGCGGCGCCGTGACCGACTGA
- a CDS encoding MDR family MFS transporter — MTAPQPPTIGNERIDYAEVLDQRTKMLILFGVLLGLFLSALDQTIVATALPRVAKELNGLSLYSWVTTIYLLTNTVTVPIYGKLSDIYGRKPVLLFGIVVFLIGSALCGMAGEPFLGNFAGGGMMQLVVFRGVQGLGAGALGSVAFAIIADLFAPAERARYQGLFGAVFGLSSVIGPLLGGFLTDNVSWRWVFYVNLPLGLIAVFFILSKMPRLASGLKPKVDYLGAALIVLASVPLLLALTWGADRTYAWTSPLILSMFGLTIVALIAFLFVESRHESPILPLSLFSNKTFLWSSIARFMIGAAFLGAILFLSLYLVQVQGVSATAAGTATIPLTIGLIIGAVGSGQIASRLGVYKPLMLIGLSVAALAFLWLSTLGPDTPYWQVVARMVVLGLGLGPALPLYTLAMQSAVQPTQIGVATSSGQFFQQIGSTIGTAIFGAILTSTLSAQLSTNIGKVAQDAPPSLRSQIERFQNTSGASSGASRAGASFDADAIRVQAEQGIKQGFAQQRDLITRALRDKDPRAIAALQGDAQTPPQLRGLLGNIDNVPPAATQQALQGTLQGLSQAETQAVTQADTTIGQLARAFKVSFSNSISRIYLISVLIAALALLATLMLPNLRLPKRGQGTAASRPAHVEV; from the coding sequence ATGACCGCACCCCAACCGCCCACGATCGGAAACGAACGCATCGATTACGCCGAGGTGCTCGATCAGCGCACGAAGATGCTCATCCTCTTCGGCGTGCTGCTCGGCTTGTTCCTGTCGGCCCTCGATCAGACGATCGTGGCGACCGCCTTGCCGAGGGTCGCCAAGGAGCTCAACGGCCTCTCGCTGTATTCGTGGGTCACGACGATCTACCTCTTGACGAACACCGTCACGGTGCCGATCTACGGCAAGCTCAGCGACATCTACGGACGCAAGCCCGTGCTGCTCTTCGGCATCGTCGTGTTCCTGATCGGCTCCGCGCTGTGCGGCATGGCGGGCGAGCCTTTCCTCGGCAACTTCGCTGGCGGCGGCATGATGCAACTCGTCGTGTTCCGAGGCGTTCAAGGTCTCGGCGCGGGCGCCCTCGGCTCGGTCGCCTTCGCGATCATCGCCGACCTCTTCGCGCCCGCCGAACGCGCCCGCTATCAAGGCCTGTTCGGCGCGGTCTTCGGCCTCTCGAGCGTCATCGGTCCGCTCCTCGGCGGCTTTCTCACCGACAACGTCTCGTGGCGCTGGGTCTTCTACGTCAACTTGCCGCTCGGCCTCATCGCCGTGTTCTTCATCCTCTCGAAGATGCCGCGCCTCGCCTCGGGCCTCAAGCCCAAAGTCGATTACCTCGGCGCCGCCCTCATCGTGCTCGCCTCCGTGCCGCTGCTGCTCGCCCTCACGTGGGGCGCGGACCGAACGTACGCGTGGACGAGCCCTCTCATCCTCTCCATGTTCGGCCTCACGATCGTCGCCCTCATCGCCTTCCTGTTCGTCGAGTCGCGCCACGAAAGTCCGATCCTGCCCCTGTCGCTCTTTAGCAACAAGACCTTCTTGTGGAGCTCCATCGCGCGCTTCATGATCGGCGCGGCCTTCCTCGGCGCGATCCTCTTCCTCTCGCTTTACCTCGTGCAAGTGCAAGGCGTGTCCGCGACGGCCGCCGGGACCGCCACCATTCCCCTCACCATCGGCCTCATCATCGGCGCGGTGGGCTCCGGGCAAATCGCTTCTCGCCTCGGGGTGTACAAGCCGCTCATGCTGATCGGCCTCTCGGTCGCCGCCCTCGCCTTCCTCTGGTTGTCCACGCTCGGACCCGACACGCCCTACTGGCAAGTCGTGGCGCGAATGGTCGTCCTCGGACTCGGGCTCGGACCCGCGTTGCCGCTCTACACCCTCGCCATGCAAAGCGCGGTGCAGCCCACGCAAATCGGCGTGGCGACCTCCAGCGGCCAATTCTTCCAGCAAATCGGCTCGACCATCGGCACGGCGATTTTCGGCGCCATCCTCACGTCCACCCTCTCGGCGCAGCTTTCCACGAACATCGGGAAAGTCGCTCAGGACGCCCCGCCCTCGCTTCGAAGCCAAATCGAACGATTCCAGAACACCTCCGGCGCGTCTTCCGGCGCGAGCCGAGCGGGCGCGAGCTTCGACGCCGACGCCATTCGCGTGCAAGCCGAGCAGGGCATCAAGCAGGGCTTCGCGCAACAACGCGACTTGATCACCCGCGCCCTGCGCGACAAGGACCCGCGAGCGATCGCCGCCTTGCAAGGCGACGCGCAGACCCCTCCGCAACTGCGCGGTCTGCTCGGCAACATCGACAACGTGCCTCCCGCCGCGACGCAGCAAGCTTTGCAAGGCACCCTGCAAGGCCTCTCGCAAGCCGAAACGCAAGCCGTCACCCAAGCGGACACGACCATCGGCCAGCTCGCCCGCGCCTTCAAAGTGAGCTTCTCGAACTCCATCTCGCGCATCTACCTCATCTCGGTCCTCATCGCGGCCCTCGCCTTGCTCGCCACGCTGATGCTGCCGAACCTGCGACTTCCGAAACGGGGTCAAGGCACCGCGGCGAGCCGACCCGCCCACGTCGAAGTCTGA
- a CDS encoding antibiotic biosynthesis monooxygenase family protein encodes MILEVATIELHEGGADEFVRVMPSAFPILESTPGYLRHELHRGVERPDVFTLLVWWENLEAHTVTFRQSERFPAWRAVWGHLLRHAHVEHFEQTY; translated from the coding sequence ATGATCCTCGAAGTCGCCACCATCGAGTTGCACGAAGGGGGCGCGGACGAATTCGTTCGCGTGATGCCGAGCGCCTTTCCGATCCTCGAAAGCACGCCCGGGTACCTTCGGCACGAACTGCACCGAGGCGTCGAACGTCCCGACGTCTTCACCCTGCTGGTGTGGTGGGAGAACCTCGAAGCGCACACCGTCACCTTTCGGCAATCCGAGCGCTTTCCGGCGTGGCGGGCCGTGTGGGGCCACTTGCTGCGGCACGCCCACGTCGAGCACTTCGAGCAGACTTACTGA
- a CDS encoding 2-isopropylmalate synthase: MTSSTSRIHIFDTTLRDGEQSPGVALNHNQKIEIAHALARLGVDVIEAGFPITSDGDFECVKRISREVRGPTICGLARTARGDIERAAQALESAAKSRIHVFTSASKVQIEHMLRKTPEQVVESSVKAVQFARQFTDDVEFSGQDVMRADFDFVIRLYDAAIEAGATVINIPDTVGYGTPEEYGRLIARVRDEIVRGRPVAISTHCHDDLGMATANSLAAVENGATQIECTINGIGERAGNTSLEEVVMAIHTRRDHYRAETGLRTRELYRVSRLVSRLTGMPVQPNKAIVGDNAFAHESGIHQDGVLKHKETYEIMNAELVGREAAVMVMGKHSGRAAFRKALSDLGYVTNGTSDRGLNEDAVNALFARFKELADRKGQIYADDLRALVEAGAEVQATFHIDSLQVLSGTHVTPTATIKLTSPNGMLEAAATGDGPVAAAMNAISHATGITPELDSYRLQSVTRGNEALGEVSAGVRYKGVTVMGIGLATDVVEASARAWLHAINQIVAGQARVKATVTAETP; the protein is encoded by the coding sequence ATGACGAGTTCCACTTCCCGCATCCACATCTTCGACACGACCCTGCGTGACGGCGAGCAGTCGCCGGGCGTCGCCCTCAACCACAACCAGAAGATCGAGATCGCGCACGCCCTCGCGCGTCTGGGCGTGGACGTCATCGAGGCGGGCTTTCCGATCACGTCCGACGGGGACTTCGAGTGCGTCAAGCGCATCTCGCGCGAAGTCCGCGGCCCGACGATTTGCGGCTTGGCGCGCACGGCCCGAGGAGACATCGAACGGGCCGCGCAAGCGCTCGAATCTGCCGCGAAGTCGCGCATTCACGTGTTCACGTCCGCCAGCAAGGTGCAAATCGAGCACATGCTGCGCAAGACGCCCGAGCAAGTCGTCGAGTCGAGCGTGAAGGCCGTGCAGTTCGCGCGGCAGTTCACGGACGACGTGGAGTTCAGCGGGCAAGACGTCATGCGCGCCGACTTCGACTTCGTGATTCGCTTGTACGACGCGGCCATCGAGGCGGGCGCGACGGTCATCAACATTCCCGACACGGTCGGGTACGGCACCCCCGAGGAGTACGGGCGCCTCATCGCCCGCGTGCGCGACGAGATCGTGCGCGGCCGGCCGGTCGCGATTTCGACTCACTGCCACGACGACCTCGGCATGGCTACCGCCAACAGCCTCGCGGCCGTCGAGAACGGCGCCACTCAAATCGAGTGCACCATCAACGGCATCGGCGAGCGAGCGGGCAACACGTCGCTGGAGGAAGTCGTGATGGCGATTCACACGCGCCGCGACCACTACCGAGCCGAGACGGGCCTGCGCACGCGCGAGCTGTACCGCGTGTCACGCCTCGTGTCGCGCCTCACGGGGATGCCCGTCCAGCCGAACAAGGCCATCGTCGGCGACAACGCCTTCGCGCACGAAAGCGGCATTCACCAAGACGGCGTGCTGAAGCACAAGGAAACGTACGAGATCATGAACGCCGAACTCGTCGGGCGCGAAGCGGCCGTCATGGTGATGGGCAAGCACAGCGGCCGCGCCGCGTTCCGCAAGGCGCTCTCCGACCTCGGGTACGTCACGAACGGCACCTCGGACCGAGGGCTGAACGAGGACGCCGTGAACGCCTTGTTCGCCCGCTTCAAGGAACTCGCCGACCGCAAAGGGCAAATCTACGCGGACGACTTGCGCGCCCTCGTCGAGGCGGGCGCGGAAGTGCAAGCGACCTTCCACATCGACTCGTTGCAAGTCCTGTCGGGAACGCACGTCACCCCGACCGCCACCATCAAGCTCACCTCGCCGAACGGGATGCTGGAAGCCGCCGCCACGGGCGACGGTCCGGTGGCCGCCGCCATGAACGCCATCAGCCACGCGACGGGCATCACGCCCGAACTCGACAGCTACCGCCTTCAAAGCGTCACGCGCGGCAACGAGGCGCTCGGGGAAGTCAGCGCGGGCGTGCGCTACAAGGGCGTCACCGTGATGGGCATCGGTCTCGCGACGGACGTCGTCGAAGCGTCCGCGAGGGCGTGGCTGCACGCCATCAACCAGATCGTCGCGGGGCAGGCCCGCGTCAAGGCGACCGTGACGGCGGAGACGCCCTGA
- a CDS encoding PAS domain-containing protein: MSPSDPANVRPDPHLRALLDSVRDGVAFFTPDLRYASLNAAHATANGLNVADHIGRAIGELLPSLARPLERALQRVLDSGQAHAARVTGETPARPGVVRTWQVTLTPVHSDSNVLVGVCAVFEESGEQGAVGVPASRGSVPALAAQLYGVVIGLTGAQTVQEVVRVILTQGFPVTGAFVGGVAQIEPDGQHLRVLGTIGYDDATVNAWPLVPLDLQIPSSTAVRERTPLFLTPTDLQQSFPELAATPLYANQARVVLPLVVGDRVVGTLDFGFGPRGPFSMQERESLMALADACAHVLANVQRLERDRDAQQELGRTSAILNTMYEHAPVGFVLIDAKMQVLRVNPAFARMAGKPADQLVGRKVTRELPEWPQLALAVGQVRETKEILKGLVLRRASQDAEVQFLASCYPVLTSSEGLIGVGCVLSETPPSS, translated from the coding sequence GTGAGTCCTTCCGACCCGGCGAACGTTCGACCCGATCCGCACCTGCGAGCCCTTCTCGACAGCGTGCGCGACGGCGTCGCGTTCTTCACGCCCGACCTTCGCTACGCTTCGCTCAACGCGGCCCACGCCACGGCGAACGGACTGAACGTCGCCGATCACATCGGCCGCGCGATCGGCGAACTGCTTCCAAGCCTCGCTCGGCCACTCGAACGGGCTTTGCAGCGTGTGCTCGACTCGGGACAAGCCCACGCGGCCCGCGTGACCGGTGAAACCCCCGCTCGGCCCGGCGTCGTGCGCACTTGGCAAGTCACCCTCACGCCCGTGCATTCCGACTCGAACGTGCTCGTCGGCGTGTGCGCGGTGTTCGAGGAATCCGGCGAGCAGGGAGCCGTGGGCGTGCCCGCCTCGCGCGGCTCCGTCCCGGCGCTCGCCGCGCAACTGTACGGAGTCGTCATCGGCCTGACCGGCGCTCAGACCGTGCAGGAAGTCGTACGCGTCATTCTCACGCAAGGCTTTCCCGTCACCGGCGCGTTCGTCGGGGGCGTCGCACAGATCGAACCGGACGGGCAGCACCTGCGTGTGCTCGGTACGATCGGGTACGACGACGCCACGGTGAACGCTTGGCCGCTCGTGCCACTCGACTTGCAGATTCCCAGCAGCACCGCCGTTCGGGAGCGAACCCCGCTCTTCCTCACGCCGACCGATCTTCAGCAATCTTTTCCCGAGCTGGCCGCCACCCCCCTGTACGCCAATCAAGCGAGGGTGGTGTTGCCGCTCGTGGTCGGCGACCGAGTGGTGGGCACGCTCGACTTCGGCTTCGGGCCGCGCGGACCTTTCTCGATGCAAGAGCGCGAATCACTGATGGCCCTCGCCGACGCTTGCGCGCACGTGCTGGCCAACGTACAGCGTCTCGAGCGCGACCGTGACGCTCAACAAGAACTTGGACGCACGTCCGCCATCCTCAACACCATGTACGAGCACGCGCCCGTCGGCTTCGTCTTGATCGACGCCAAGATGCAAGTGTTGCGGGTCAATCCGGCGTTCGCGCGAATGGCAGGCAAGCCCGCCGATCAGTTGGTCGGCCGCAAGGTGACGCGCGAATTGCCCGAATGGCCGCAACTGGCGCTCGCCGTGGGGCAGGTGCGGGAAACGAAGGAGATCCTCAAAGGGTTGGTGCTGCGCCGCGCGTCCCAGGACGCAGAGGTGCAGTTCCTGGCGAGTTGCTACCCGGTGCTGACGTCTTCCGAGGGCTTGATCGGCGTGGGATGCGTCTTGTCCGAAACGCCCCCCTCGTCCTGA
- a CDS encoding glycosyltransferase: MRERQDVVKIAIIASGTRGDVQPYLALGRAFRAAGHDVRFVTSETFGADVRAEHLSFTALPGDVRDVMNSPELKALLDKGRFVAIQRHAAKLVRDAAPAWARAALSACEGCDVLLAGLGGLLLARALSEKLRVPLIEAHLVPFTPTRAFPAPLMPPAVGRLGGVANRFSYRLMEAMMWAGFREADAIVRRDVLRLPTTAKRTAYDAPVLYGVSPRVVTRPPDWPANVHLTGFWFLDPPAQWTPPAALAAFLASGTPPVSIGFGSMVDRDAAATSRVALAALERVGARAVLLSGWADVEDVTLPDHVFRIEAVPHAWLFDRVSAVVHHGGAGTTAAGLRGGVPNVVVPFFGDQPYWGRRVAALDVGPAPVFRRALDASRLASALREALTNEAMRAKAKALGTAIRAEEGAAHAVRIVETFARSRGLDA; encoded by the coding sequence ATGCGAGAAAGGCAGGACGTCGTGAAGATCGCCATCATCGCGAGCGGCACGCGGGGCGACGTCCAGCCGTACCTCGCCCTCGGACGCGCGTTTCGCGCGGCTGGACACGACGTGCGCTTCGTCACGAGCGAGACCTTCGGCGCCGACGTCCGCGCCGAGCACCTTTCGTTCACCGCCTTGCCCGGCGACGTCCGTGACGTCATGAATTCGCCCGAGCTCAAGGCCCTGCTCGACAAGGGACGGTTCGTCGCCATTCAACGTCACGCCGCCAAGCTCGTCCGCGACGCCGCCCCCGCTTGGGCGAGGGCGGCGTTGAGCGCGTGCGAAGGCTGCGACGTCCTGCTCGCGGGACTCGGCGGCCTCCTGCTCGCGCGGGCCTTGTCCGAGAAGCTTCGCGTTCCGCTGATCGAAGCGCACCTCGTGCCGTTCACGCCCACCCGCGCTTTTCCCGCGCCTCTGATGCCGCCCGCCGTCGGACGACTCGGCGGCGTCGCCAACCGCTTCTCGTACCGCCTCATGGAAGCGATGATGTGGGCGGGATTTCGAGAAGCCGACGCCATCGTGCGGCGAGACGTGCTGCGCCTGCCGACCACGGCCAAGCGAACGGCGTACGATGCGCCCGTGTTGTACGGCGTCAGCCCACGCGTCGTCACGAGACCGCCCGATTGGCCCGCGAACGTGCACCTCACGGGATTTTGGTTCCTCGATCCCCCGGCCCAGTGGACGCCGCCCGCCGCCCTCGCGGCCTTCCTCGCGTCGGGAACGCCGCCCGTCTCGATCGGCTTCGGAAGCATGGTCGACCGGGACGCCGCAGCGACCTCTCGCGTCGCCCTGGCGGCGCTCGAGCGCGTCGGAGCGCGCGCCGTCCTCCTGTCAGGGTGGGCCGACGTGGAGGACGTGACGCTTCCCGACCATGTCTTTCGAATCGAGGCCGTTCCGCACGCGTGGTTGTTCGACCGAGTGTCGGCCGTCGTTCACCACGGCGGCGCGGGCACCACGGCCGCCGGGCTTCGCGGCGGCGTACCGAACGTCGTCGTTCCCTTCTTCGGCGACCAGCCGTATTGGGGGCGCCGTGTCGCCGCCCTCGACGTCGGCCCGGCGCCCGTGTTCAGGCGGGCGCTCGACGCCTCGCGCCTCGCGTCCGCTCTCCGAGAGGCGCTCACGAACGAAGCCATGCGCGCAAAGGCGAAGGCGCTGGGCACCGCGATTCGCGCCGAGGAGGGCGCGGCACACGCCGTTCGAATCGTCGAGACCTTCGCGCGCTCGCGTGGTTTGGACGCCTGA
- a CDS encoding ATP-binding protein, producing MKPDERSESAAQAMARLALALATTKTPDDVMAAVLKHGLIAVGATAGNVFLLDDTTSLLRLASSRGYSHGFMDAHASLSLDAPLPVTRSVLDGHARFLTADDVASGYPWIPRDPLGGAGRVAALPLTVSGASFGVIALTYAYDAPFSKAEQETLTTVASLCAQSLKRALLAASTERQERRTAQILDSLGDAVVTVDADERVTFANVSACEWLGHGEPLEGRLLADILRDPEARDLLGAVRATRFDGASWRGEVLLWHGTRWFDVRTATLDAAGAVVHMREVTHRKTVERQLRHSRERLLLALEAANMAMWDWNLETGELAWTGQMHVLLGASPTAPVSFDTFVAQVHPDDRARLARIVGDLIENGGVYDEEFRVVHPDGVVRWLQGVGDVRREGGRSVRSVGVNFDVTARKDLERALREANEHLEAQVAQRTARLQDLNAELLAMAASMSRDLSEPVRRVMGFLALLQRRYGAVFENREAALFELVREEAERAATLIEELAHLTRHERVTLDVKRVPMDLLIAQVVSDLAREVQGRRVEWAVAPLPVVNGDPRLLRLAFTSLLHNALRFTRFRDVARIEVGSERTGNEVRVWVRDNGAGFDAEDAPRVFQLFTRLHPEGSGTGVSLAHVRRVIERHGGRVEAYGEVGVGATFTVILPL from the coding sequence ATGAAGCCCGACGAGCGGAGCGAATCCGCCGCTCAGGCCATGGCGCGCCTTGCCTTGGCTCTGGCGACGACGAAGACGCCCGACGACGTCATGGCGGCCGTTTTGAAGCACGGCTTGATCGCCGTGGGTGCCACGGCCGGAAACGTGTTCCTCCTCGACGACACCACGAGTCTGCTGCGCCTCGCGAGCAGCCGGGGGTACTCCCACGGCTTCATGGACGCGCACGCGTCCTTGTCGCTCGACGCACCCCTGCCCGTCACGCGAAGCGTCTTGGACGGTCACGCGCGGTTCCTGACGGCCGACGACGTCGCGAGCGGTTATCCGTGGATTCCACGCGACCCGCTCGGTGGCGCTGGACGCGTGGCGGCCCTGCCGCTCACCGTTTCCGGAGCCTCCTTCGGGGTGATCGCGTTGACGTACGCGTATGACGCGCCGTTCTCCAAAGCCGAGCAGGAGACCCTCACGACCGTCGCCTCCTTGTGCGCGCAGTCCTTGAAGCGCGCCTTGCTCGCGGCGAGCACGGAACGCCAAGAAAGGCGAACGGCGCAGATCCTCGACAGCCTCGGTGACGCGGTCGTCACCGTCGACGCGGACGAGCGCGTCACGTTCGCGAACGTTTCTGCGTGCGAATGGCTCGGACACGGCGAACCTCTCGAAGGTCGCCTGCTCGCCGACATCCTGCGCGACCCCGAAGCGCGCGATTTGCTGGGCGCCGTGCGCGCCACTCGGTTCGACGGCGCGTCGTGGCGCGGCGAAGTCCTGCTGTGGCACGGCACTCGATGGTTCGACGTGCGAACGGCGACGCTCGACGCGGCCGGAGCGGTCGTGCACATGCGCGAAGTGACGCACCGAAAGACGGTCGAGCGGCAACTCCGCCACAGCCGAGAGCGACTGCTGCTCGCGTTGGAAGCGGCGAACATGGCAATGTGGGACTGGAATCTCGAGACGGGCGAACTCGCTTGGACAGGCCAGATGCACGTGCTGCTCGGCGCCTCGCCGACGGCGCCGGTGTCGTTCGACACGTTCGTCGCGCAAGTCCATCCGGACGACCGCGCCCGTCTCGCTCGCATCGTGGGCGACTTGATCGAGAATGGCGGAGTGTACGACGAGGAATTCCGCGTCGTGCATCCCGACGGCGTGGTCCGCTGGTTGCAAGGCGTGGGTGACGTGCGGCGCGAAGGCGGCCGAAGCGTTCGCAGCGTTGGCGTGAACTTCGACGTCACGGCCCGCAAGGATCTCGAGCGGGCTTTGCGCGAGGCGAACGAGCACCTCGAGGCCCAAGTCGCGCAACGCACCGCTCGCCTTCAAGACCTGAACGCGGAACTCCTCGCCATGGCCGCTTCCATGTCGAGAGACCTCTCGGAGCCCGTGAGGCGCGTCATGGGCTTTCTGGCGCTTCTTCAACGACGGTACGGCGCGGTGTTCGAGAATCGGGAAGCGGCGCTCTTCGAATTGGTGCGCGAGGAGGCGGAGCGCGCGGCGACCCTCATCGAGGAACTCGCGCACCTCACGCGTCACGAGCGCGTCACTCTCGACGTGAAGCGCGTTCCCATGGACTTGCTGATCGCCCAGGTCGTGAGCGACCTCGCCCGCGAAGTGCAGGGACGACGCGTCGAATGGGCCGTGGCGCCTCTGCCCGTCGTGAACGGCGACCCGCGACTGCTTCGCTTGGCGTTCACGAGCTTGCTGCACAACGCGTTGCGCTTCACTCGCTTTCGCGACGTGGCGAGAATCGAGGTGGGGAGCGAGCGGACCGGGAACGAGGTGCGCGTGTGGGTGCGCGACAACGGCGCGGGGTTCGACGCGGAGGACGCTCCGCGAGTCTTTCAGCTGTTCACCCGACTTCACCCCGAAGGGTCGGGAACCGGCGTGAGCTTGGCGCACGTCCGGCGCGTGATCGAACGGCATGGCGGGCGCGTGGAGGCGTACGGTGAAGTGGGTGTGGGCGCGACTTTCACCGTGATCCTTCCCCTATGA
- a CDS encoding class I SAM-dependent methyltransferase, whose product MTTWNSDLYRDRHAFVWQHGGGVLTWLDAQPGERIVDLGCGTGELTVKIAEAGASVLGIDASSEMIEAASTKFPSLTWKVADARTFEVEPHDAIFSNAALHWVKPPEAVVERVAASLRRGGRFVAEFGGRGNVAGIVEATSEARRRLGLADVPAPWYFPSVGEYASLLESFGLVVRRAESFERPTRLEGEDGLRAWLTMFGGGLLAKLDDSEREAVVVEAERIARATLWQSGEWVADYVRLRVLAVRA is encoded by the coding sequence ATGACGACTTGGAATTCCGATTTGTACCGCGATCGCCACGCGTTCGTATGGCAGCACGGCGGCGGCGTGCTGACGTGGCTCGACGCGCAGCCTGGAGAGCGCATCGTGGACCTCGGCTGCGGCACGGGCGAGCTCACGGTGAAGATCGCCGAGGCGGGCGCGAGCGTGTTGGGCATCGACGCTTCGAGCGAGATGATCGAGGCGGCGTCGACCAAATTTCCAAGCTTGACGTGGAAGGTCGCGGACGCCCGGACGTTCGAGGTGGAGCCGCACGACGCGATCTTCTCGAACGCGGCGCTTCACTGGGTGAAGCCGCCCGAGGCGGTCGTCGAGCGTGTAGCCGCTTCGCTACGCCGAGGTGGGCGCTTCGTGGCGGAGTTCGGCGGACGGGGAAACGTCGCGGGCATCGTGGAAGCGACGAGCGAGGCGCGGCGTCGGCTGGGCCTGGCGGACGTGCCCGCGCCTTGGTACTTCCCCAGCGTCGGCGAGTACGCGAGCTTGCTGGAGTCCTTCGGGCTGGTCGTGCGCCGAGCGGAATCGTTCGAGCGGCCCACCCGCTTGGAAGGCGAGGACGGCTTGCGGGCGTGGCTGACCATGTTCGGCGGTGGATTGCTCGCGAAGTTGGACGACTCGGAGCGCGAAGCGGTGGTGGTGGAGGCGGAGCGCATCGCCCGCGCCACGCTGTGGCAATCGGGCGAGTGGGTGGCCGATTACGTCCGCCTGCGCGTCCTCGCGGTTCGAGCTTAG